ACTCCAGAGACCCACAGAGTGTTACCACTCTGCTCCTGCCAAGCTGCCCTTGAATGTCAGTCTTCCTATACTCACATGAAAGCACCCACCTCCCCTCATCCCAGCCTCACTCGCCCATGGATTTCTAGCCTAACACCTGGTATTCCCCTTACATCTCTTCCATGTGTGAAGATACTAAAGTATCATCTGCACaagagaaagccaggagctatggCTTATAATTCTTAGAGAACCTACCTTACCTAGAAAATAACAAGTCtcaaggggctggagctgtggcatagtgggttaaactccgcctctagtgccagcatcccatatgggcgccagttcaagacctggctgctccacttctgatcttgggaaagcagtaaaagatggcccaagtgtttgggcccctacacccacatgggagacccagaagaagctcctgacttcagaccagcctagctctggtcattgcagccatttgcatctctgtaattctgcctttcaaataaataaataaatcttaaaaaaagaaagaagatctcAAATATGGACAGGTTGGTTGGCAACAATGTCCACACCACATTTCTGTGAGAGGTGATCATTATTTTGATATCAAAATTCCAGGAAAAGGGAAAAACTTCAGTAAATGACCCAGTTCCTTTTATGTGATGCCAAACAAAGGATCACTGCAAAACTTGTTTTTAAGATCAGATAGGTTCGGATTAAATTTTCCATTTGGTTGTGGATATCGAGTAGCACACCTAGCAGGCAGGAATTGCTAGTGGACAGTACCTATCAGCCCATTTGTCCATGCTGTCTCCTTGTCTCAGTCAATGGCACTaactttcttttatatttcacTTAGACACTGCTGTCCATCATCTTTTCTGCCCTTGGAGTTGCTTTCTCTGGATACTGCCTGGTCATATCGGCATTGGGTCTCGTCCAGGGCCCATACTGCCGCACCCTCGATGGCTGGGAGTACGCCTTTGAAGGCACTGGTGGACGGTAAGGAACGAGTCTCCAAACCAACGAGGCCAGAAAGGCACAAACACCTGGTCTTGCACGCATGCACGTTTTTCATGGTCACTTTGGGGCTCCATATAGTTCCCTTAGTGCCCGATTTCCCCATTAGCTTAGTGATACCCAGATCAACTTGTTCCTGCACAAATCTTGTTCAGACAtattttccttcagttttttAATACTATGTGCATTCTGTGTTTTGAGGTTGTCATGGGGATGTCCAAAAGAAAGGTGTGTTTTTTTCCATATTGAAGATTAGGGCTTTGTAGTTATCATGGTCTGATAACTGTTGGAGTTGGGGACCTGGGTGGTTTTAGCAATGCAGTCTTTTTGTATGGCCAGGTTGGATGTGTGGTCTGTTCCATGTGTGGAATTCTGGGCTCAGAAACATGACAGTCTCAGGTGGTTCCACAGGGGGCCACAGCAGTAGAGATGACACAGGGGTAGAAGCAGGCCAGGCTAGCAGGGAATTGCAGTGTGAGGTCCAAGAACGGCGACCAGGCGCAGGTGTTcgtgaaaggagccaggagctttcttagCTTGGTTTAAGAAGGCTCGAGAGAGCTGTCCTTGCTCAGATACTGGTTATTTAGTTAGGTGCTAAGCAACCAAATCCTGGATCTCGGAATGCCTCACGCTGGGCTTTTTGGGGTACCAGCACCTGCAGAGCCTCCCGAAGGTAGCGGGGCCCAGAAAGAGATGCAGCAGAGGTCCACAGATTTGTTCCTGGATCTCATGCTGTGCTCAGAGTCCTAAGGGAATACAGTTGAGGAGTAACTGTACCATTCCCTGGGGAAGCTGTTTTGTTCGGTTGCCCCATAACCGGAGCTATCGTTGAAGGCCCACGTCTCTGAGGTCTCACATGTGCCCCTCAGCCTGCTCAGCAGAGCTGCTCCTGTGCCCATGACTTTGGTCACGTGTTATGGTCTCTTGGTAAGCAGGGAGCTGTCTCAGGAGAACCTAGACAATGACCTCAGGCCTTCCTGAAGAATTGGAAGAGACACTTATGTGGGACAGAAGGGGCCTCTGGAAACAGGACCCTAATGTAAAAATTCCCTCTGGGTGAAAAGACCCCTTTTTATACCATCATCTTCTGAGCTTCTTCCCTTCCAATGCGTGAATCTCAGGCCGACCACATGCCTCTGCGTTACTCTTTTAAGTTGTCTTTGAGGTCTGTTTTCACCTATATAAAGACGTTTGGAGGCCGATGTTGTGgcgccatatgggcgccagttcatgtcccagcggcttcacttctgatccatctctctgctaatgcgtttgtgaaagcagcagagaatgacccaagtgcttgggaaccctgcatccatgtgggagaccagaatgaagctcctggttcctggctttggcctggtccagccctggccattgatgccatttgaggaatgaatcagcagatgaaagatatctttctctctgcctccctcccccctacCCCCTCcccgcaactctgcctttcaaataaacaaatcttctttttaaaaaatgtttgaagttaAAACATTATTTGGCGGCCATGCAAGGAAGCTAAGAATCTAGTACCCCAGAGAAATTTCCAGGGCTGGTAAATACAGAAAGCAGCAGGTGTTAATATTGACATTGTGCATACCAGCTATTCATGTGAGCATTTATTCACCAAGAATGACTGAGCATGTACTCTGTCGAGGCCTTGGGCCAGGTGCTGAAGAATCAGAGATAAATTGCACAAGTTCCCTCTCCTCTAGGGATTCACATGGACTTGACAGAAGGTTCTACTGAGATGGACATCTCAGGGTGAGCGTTGCTCTTGGAGCACAGGTCTTTGATGCTTGCTGATCTGGATTTAAGTCCCTTGTCTCCTACTTacaagctgtgtgacctcagataAATACCTGGATGCTCTGTAAGTTGCAGATAATAATCATCTCTCCCTCACAGAATTGAGCATCACATGGAAATAATACACAAATTAGATGGAGTAAGTTCTCATGACATGCCAGATTTTATCACTAATGTTGTTTCCCTGCTCacttgcttatttgttttatttatttatttatttatttatttgataggcagagttagagagagagagagacagagagaaaggtcttccttccattggttcacctctcaaatggctgccatggctggcgcacagcgctgatccgaagccaggagccaggtgcttcctcctggtctcccatgcgggtgcagggcacaaggacttgggccatcctccactgccttcccgggccacagcagagagctggactggaaaaggagcaaccgggacagaacctggagcccatatggtcTGTTCTGTTGCCATCGCTTAATCCGCCTCTTCTCACTGACGGTGGCCCGCAGTGTTCTAAGCAGAGGTTCTTACCGTGTGCTCCAGAGCAGTGGCAGCCGTGTCACCTGGGAAGCTGGAAATGCAGACTTGAGCCTCACCCACATCTGCTGACCCAGAAGCTCTGGGGTGAAGCCCTGCAGTCTGTATTTGAACAAGCCCTCCAGATAATCCTGATGCAGACTCACGTTAGAGAACAACTGTTCAGAGGGCTTTGGGACAGAGTCAAGGAGTTTCCGGCAAAACTTCTCTTTGTTATCTTGCCATATGAGTGTTTTCTGTCCAGCACTAGCTCAATCCATTCCTGGCAGCCCAGTTCAGCTTCAGGGACCCTGGAGAAtgggctgtctctgcctctcttggtTCGGCAACATGCTGCCCTTCATTGTTATGGaactctttaagatttatttttatttctttgaaagtcagagttacagaaagagagagagagagagagagagagagagagagatcttccatctactggttcactccccaaatggcctccacagctagggctagaccaggccaaagtgaaGACACAGGAggtccttctggatctcccacgtgggtgcagatgcccagggacttgggccattcctcaggctcattagcagggagctggataggaagtggagcagctgggacttaaactgacatatgggatgctggcattataggtggtagctttacttgctactccacagcatctgccccagttactatatattttaaacatgtatgttggccggcgccgtggctcaataggctaatcctccgcctgctgcgctggcacaccaggttctagtcccggttggggcgccgattctgtcccggttgcttctcttccaggccagctctctgctatggcccgggaaggcagtggaggatggcccaagtccttgggccctgcacccgcatgggagaccaggagaagcacctggctcctggcttcggatcagcacgatgttctggccgcagcggccattggagggtgaaccaacggcaaaaggaagacctttctctctgtctctctctcccactgtccactctgcctatcaaaacaataaataaataaacatatatgttAAATTCCCAAGCAAAAATATCTGTGGCTGTCCTTCTTGAACCCTGTATGTTGGccatgggtctttttttttaatgtttcttttaaaaaaatatttattacgtatttgaaaggcagagagagacagaaagagagaggatcttccactttctgattcacttctcaaatgatcccaacagctaggacttggccaagttgaagccaggagccaggacctcagtctgggtctcccaggtgcatgacagggactcaagtacttgaggcatcacctgttgcctctcaggatgctcattaacaggaagcaggaagcaggtgtggaggcaggactcaaacccaggcactctgatacctTAAACAGCCGCAGCTGTCCCTCCCTTGCCGTGGGTCTTGTTAACcatcttccctctctgtctcagttTCCTTACAGATTCCAGCATATGGATTCAGTGCCTGGAACCCACACACGTAGTGGAATGgaacatcattttattttccattcttaTAACGCTCAGTGGGCTGCAAGTGATCATCTGCCTCATGAGAGCAGGCATGCAACTGTCTAAGATACTGTGTGGAACCTACTCGGTCATCATCCAGGTAATAGATCCCCACTGGTGCCTGCACCTTCTCATGTCATCCCCCAAACCCAGTGGGTCCTGATCAAAGGTCTCTCTAGTTCCATCAACTCCGCCCCCCACCACCAGTACCACTGCCCTCCTCTTTACTCCTGCTGTAATCTTTCAGTTTTTTCTCCTCATTCCAATGTGTCTGTTGGCTTCTCTGTAAGGATGGAGTCAACTCAGAAATTGTAAAATCTACATTCCATGTTGAATGGTGAAAATAGTGGTGTTTTCAATGAGCAGCATTTCAGTGTTCTATGGAGAGAAAATCCAAAAACACAGAGAATCTTTACCATTTATGAAGAATTTCCCTGTCCATAAGATAATGAAAGGCTCAGAACCTTATCTCATGGGAAGAATTTCTCTTCTTGAATGTTGCTACAGTCAGGGAATAAAGGTTTATGTGAAATGCGCTAGTCAGTGGCCTTGAGAAAGAAGGGGAATGTGAGAGGGCTTCAGAAAGCTACTGAGGAAATTGAAGTAAAATAGAAGTTTttgccaaaaattttgaaattcattcttagtttttcataatatacattttctatgaactttttaaagaaccctATTGAAACCACTTCTATTTCAAATACTAAGATATTCATACTAATCTAATGATTGTTGAAGCTGCTAAACCTATTTAGCAAGTCcaaaatgaagagaaatcatGAATGagacattttttgttttgtttaacagTATATAAAGTATGATACCTTCCCTGGCAGTTTCAACTAGATATTTTCCTGTTCTGTCGACTATTTAATATCCATCAAAGTTGCTACATAGATTATTGATTATTAATCATGCCATATTTACTCATgttgtttttccctttttttcacaGCCTGGAATTATTTGAAACAGGACATGTATGCCTGCTATCAAGATACAGACATCAATCTAAGTCATATCCACTGTATAGACTTGATTCAAATGATGATGTTTCCTCCATTTCAtgtctgttgtgtccatttgtgaATTATACAGTCTTCAGTGAATGGGCCAGTTACACTGTCCTTCCATCTTGAATGTTTTTCCAAGCAGCTTCGGAAACATTTGTACCCTTTATGCAAACATATCTGTTCCCAGGAATCTATTCTATGGAAATAAATAAGATTACAAGATAAAACTTAATGCAAATGTGTATACTGTTGCAGTGCTTAATATTCTAGAAAATTAAGAATACCCAAAACATCTAAATTTGGGGGAATAAAGTGTGATATATTATAAAATCATAGAgtcattataaataatgcttttttttatttgacaggtagagatagacagtgagagagagagacagagcgaaaggtcttccttccgctggttcactccccaaatggccgctacggccagcgctgtgccgatctgaagccaggaaccaggtgcttcttcctgatctcccatgtgggtacaggagcccaagcacttgggccaccctccactgccttcccaggccacagcagagagctggactggaagaggagcaaccgggactagaacctggtgcccatatgggatgcaggcgccacaggtggaggattaaccaaatgagccatggtgccggcccctataaataatgttttaaagattatgaGTAACACTACATTAAAAGGGTTACAAATTATGTTTACAGTGTAAGAATAActatttataattaataaatctctaaataataaaaaatttaggaTAAAAACTAAATCTAGGAGGAAATACACCAACATATCAACTGTGGTTGATTGGGATCCTGGATGACCTTCTTACTTTTCTATGTTTTCCAAGTTTTCTTTATTGAacatgtttgttttaaatatttttttaaaaatcatacatttACTATTTAACAATTTCCCATTTTCCCAACTTTTAAAGGGAATAGTCTTTCCACATTGCCCAACATTAAGGATCTGTAAACGTCGTGAAATGATCCTTCAATCAATGTGTAGCACAGAAAGTAGTGAGACAGATAAGCCAAAAAGAGTTTTAGGTAAATGCGTGCAATCTGACTACACTCCTGGTATGACTTTCTTGCTGCTCATGGTGAGTATGGAGGACTAGAAAAAGCAGCCTTGAAGTAAACGACAGCTGGGGACACACTCAAGGGACTCCCGGATACCTGTGTCATGGGGAGTTACCACTACTTAtaagtataaaaaaagaaagagaaagtagaaCATTTGCAGACTTTGCACCACTACGTACCCTGACTTCCTTGAGGACAGCAGCCTTGTCGTGTATTTTCCCATCACCTGCAGAGCCCAGCACTCCAGGCGGAACATGCATGCCAGACCTCGCTGCTTGCTGTGGCTGCTCTGTGGGCACTGTCTCCATCACAGGTCCACTGGGCCCCAGCACTTCCGCCTCCGCACAGCCCTGCTCCATACACACTGCCAACACCCGCTCTGTGTTGAGCCAGGCAATGGTGGGAGTTGGCCTGTGGGGGTAGTAGAGTgttagatctgaagtggagcagctgggactcaaacccgtgcccatctggaatgccagagtcgcatgcagcagcttaacacactgtatcacaatgccgaCCCCATCAGTGACTCTAAGTATGTTGGGAGGAACTGATTTGTATCTCTAAACAAACAGGAGGGCCTGACATCCTAAAAGAGCAATGCATCTAGCTCCTGAGCACCGCCTTCTCCCTCTCATCTTCAGCAGGATTCTGGTTCTCTACTTCCAACAGCACGCTGTTTTATATAGGGATATAAAGAAGCATCCATGATGGTTGGAGTTTATTTATGCTTCTTTGCAGACCAAGGACATAAACCCCTGCTGAATGGGCACCATGGAGCTCTCTTGACCTTGGGGAATCCATATGAATCTATTCTTAAAGAACCTAGAAAAAGGGACCCTAGGAATGGCATTTAGCCCTTgtcctggtgctgtggcgcagtgggttaaagccccagcctgcagcgccgtcatcccatatgggcaccagtttgagtcccagccgctccacttcctatccagctctctgctatggtctgggaaagcagtagaagatggcccaagtccttgggcccttgtacccatgtgggagacctggaggaagctcctggctcctggctttggatcatctcaaCTCTGGCTATCGCggtcatgtagggagtgaaccagcagatggaagacctctctctctgcctttgcctctctgtagcgctgcctttcaaataaataaataaatctttaaaaaaaaaaatacccatctcctgactccagcttcttgttaatgcagacccagggagacaGAGGGGATAGCTCCAGGAATTGTGTCCctggcaccatgtgggagaacGGGACTGGGTTCCCTGCTGTtggctctggcctcagcccagcctggccattgtggacattcaggaagtaaatcagtagatgggagcgcgcgctctctctct
Above is a genomic segment from Lepus europaeus isolate LE1 chromosome 2, mLepTim1.pri, whole genome shotgun sequence containing:
- the TM4SF18 gene encoding transmembrane 4 L6 family member 18 isoform X1, with translation MGSRQCGGCLSCLLIPLALWSIIVNILLYFPNGQTSYASSNKLTNYVWYFEGICFSGVMMLIVAAILLVLENENSCKRCHSENCSEKYTTLLSIIFSALGVAFSGYCLVISALGLVQGPYCRTLDGWEYAFEGTGGRFLTDSSIWIQCLEPTHVVEWNIILFSILITLSGLQVIICLMRAGMQLSKILCGTYSVIIQPGII
- the TM4SF18 gene encoding transmembrane 4 L6 family member 18 isoform X2; translated protein: MGSRQCGGCLSCLLIPLALWSIIVNILLYFPNGQTSYASSNKLTNYVWYFEGICFSGVMTLLSIIFSALGVAFSGYCLVISALGLVQGPYCRTLDGWEYAFEGTGGRFLTDSSIWIQCLEPTHVVEWNIILFSILITLSGLQVIICLMRAGMQLSKILCGTYSVIIQPGII